The sequence AGGACGGCTACGGCCTCCAGCAGCCGGCGCAGCCGGTGCCTTCGGCGGAGGACCTGATCAGCGCCTTGGAGGAGGCACGGAACACGCGTCGGCTGGCTGCTCAGGCCTCGCCCGCTCAGCCCGCTCCGGCGGCTGCGGACGCTCCTGCGCTGGCCCCCGGTTATGGGTTCCCGCAGCCGGGCGCTCAGGCTCAGCCGGGCGCCCCCGTCCAGCAGGGCACCCCCGCACCGAACACCCCCGGCGCTCCCGCCCCCCAGCCCGGCTACGGCTTTCCGCAGCCAGGCGTCCCCAACCAGCCCGCCCAGCCCGGGGGTTACGGGTTCCCGCAGGCTCCGGCCCACCAGGCGCCCGCACCCCAGCCCGCCGCTCCGCAGGCACACGCCCCGCAGCCGCACGCCTCGCAGGGCCAGGCACCGCAGGCTCCGGCTCCCCAGCCGGCCGCCGGGCAGCCGTTCCCCCAGCAGGGGCAGCCCTACCAGCAGCCTCAGCCCCAGCAGCCCGTACCGCCGCAGCCGAACGCCGAGGGCCGGAGCGCGCCCCTGCCCCCGGCACAGCCGCAGCCGCCTCATGGCCAGCAGGCACAGCCACAGCCGGAGCAGCAGGCCCCCGTCGACCCCCGCACCGGTACCGCCTGGCCGCAGCCCGTGCAGCACGATCAGCGGCAGCGCACCAACCCGGGGGCGCCGCTCGGTTACACGGCGGCCGTGGAACTGTCGTCCGACCGGCTGCTCAACAACAAGAAGCAGAAGGCGAAGAGCGGCCGGCCCACCGCCGGGGCCTCCCGGTTCAAGCTGGGCGGGAAGAAGGAGGAGGCCGAGCGGCAGCGCAAGCTCGACCTGATCCGTACCCCGGTGCTGTCGTGCTACCGGATCGCCGTCATCAGCCTCAAGGGCGGCGTGGGCAAGACGACCACGACCACCGCCCTCGGCGCCACGCTGGCCACCGAGCGGCAGGACAAGATCCTCGCCATCGACGCCAACCCGGACGCCGGCACGCTCGGCCGCCGCGTGCGCCGGGAGACCGGGGCCACCATTCGTGACCTCGTCCAGGCGATCCCGTACCTCAACTCGTACATGGACATCCGGCGGTTCACCTCGCAGGCGCCGTCGGGTCTGGAGATCATCGCCAACGACGTCGACCCGGCCGTGTCCACGACGTTCAACGACGAGGACTACCGGCGCGCGATCGACGTGCTCGGCAAGCAGTACCCGATCATCCTCACGGACTCCGGTACGGGTCTGCTGTACAGCGCCATGCGCGGCGTGCTCGACCTCGCCGACCAGCTCATCATCATCTCGACGCCGTCCGTCGACGGTGCCAGCAGCGCCAGTACGACCCTGGACTGGCTGTCGGCGCACGGGTACGCGGATCTGGTGTCGAGGTCCCTCACCGTCATCTCCGGGGTGCGCGAGACCGGCAAGATGATCAAGGTGGACGACATCGTCAGCCATTTCGAGACGCGCTGCCGTGGCGTCATCGTCGTGCCGTTCGACGAGCATCTGGCGGCGGGTGCCGAGGTCAATCTCGACATGATGCGGCCGAAGGTGCGCGAGGCGTACTTCAATCTGTCGGCGCTGGTCGCGGAGGACATCGCGCGGCACCAGCAGTCGCAGGGCCTGTGGACGTCGGACGGCAACCCGCCGCCGGTCGCCGCACCGCCGCTGCCCGGCCAGCCCGTACCTGGTCAGGTACCTGGTCAGCATGCGCCCGGCCAACCGGCGCCTGGCCTGCCGTACCCGGGGCAGCAGCCGTATCCGGGGCAGCAGTTCCCCCAGCAGGGGCAGCCTGCGCAGCCGTACCAGCAGCCCCCGTCCCAGCCGCAGGCTCAGCCCCAGCAGCCGCAGCCGCACCCCGGTCAGCCGTACCCGCCGCACGGGGCGTCGCCGCAGCAGCCCGGCGGTTACGCGCAGCCGCCTCAGCAGCAGCAACAGCCCGCGCCGCAGGACTATCCCGCGCCCCAGGGCTGGCCCTCCCAGCCCGCGCCCGCACCGGGGCAGCCCTTCAACCCCAACGCCCCCGCACCCGCTCCCTCACCCGCGCCGACACCCGCCCCGGGTCAGCCGTTCCAGCCGGGCGCGCCCTATCAGCCCCCGCAGGCCGACCAGGGCGGTCAAGGCGGTCAAGGCGGT is a genomic window of Streptomyces sp. NBC_00414 containing:
- a CDS encoding SCO5717 family growth-regulating ATPase, giving the protein MNSDRDGNRGGWATPGDDQSDAESAVETTGEFTIDYAPPAWYTQNASGSSDGAPSAVTETDETETDETETDETEEEGADAEAERGAAGTTGTPGTPGTAPGAQQAPAAPSFGPRLPGMPSFASGAPYAPPPPAAPVVPVAPPRGPVGVPRLPVGSGYEPQGGAPEAPGGGTGGPAAVPNLPDFQGSGPGQGQVEGQQAWSPPVPPVAAPQPAQPSDDTEDTEGDSGDIESGATLRISPGAVQREVAERAAAEPRGEAGRAPDPESESKSESAGPDEVADAPTSADGEVVQVAFGSQSEDDDQVDEGAEDEGGAEEASEEASPANAPVVSVTTDENEGEDGDGDEVRDDETAAAPAPAPAPPAAPAARAFADDDGPQPVDATAQKSDGLGDSSPAAGSEQEEDVLPTGEAEPLGAKPEDVVAEPAPNPADLVQDTPPAWTPPPLPQGGLPPLPPSYQPAAPASAGQWPASTEGAGGQPQAEAPAQPSVPPQGQPFQPQAPQPSPPAWPATPGTPGTPAAPSGPASPGQPGGYGFPQFSAPGTTPGAQDSVPGTPPAAQAAPGFPQPQQPQQPQPGVPAGPPAQAPVPGPAPVAGTGPQSGYGFPQSGPVAAQPPAAPAPQDGYGLQQPAQPVPSAEDLISALEEARNTRRLAAQASPAQPAPAAADAPALAPGYGFPQPGAQAQPGAPVQQGTPAPNTPGAPAPQPGYGFPQPGVPNQPAQPGGYGFPQAPAHQAPAPQPAAPQAHAPQPHASQGQAPQAPAPQPAAGQPFPQQGQPYQQPQPQQPVPPQPNAEGRSAPLPPAQPQPPHGQQAQPQPEQQAPVDPRTGTAWPQPVQHDQRQRTNPGAPLGYTAAVELSSDRLLNNKKQKAKSGRPTAGASRFKLGGKKEEAERQRKLDLIRTPVLSCYRIAVISLKGGVGKTTTTTALGATLATERQDKILAIDANPDAGTLGRRVRRETGATIRDLVQAIPYLNSYMDIRRFTSQAPSGLEIIANDVDPAVSTTFNDEDYRRAIDVLGKQYPIILTDSGTGLLYSAMRGVLDLADQLIIISTPSVDGASSASTTLDWLSAHGYADLVSRSLTVISGVRETGKMIKVDDIVSHFETRCRGVIVVPFDEHLAAGAEVNLDMMRPKVREAYFNLSALVAEDIARHQQSQGLWTSDGNPPPVAAPPLPGQPVPGQVPGQHAPGQPAPGLPYPGQQPYPGQQFPQQGQPAQPYQQPPSQPQAQPQQPQPHPGQPYPPHGASPQQPGGYAQPPQQQQQPAPQDYPAPQGWPSQPAPAPGQPFNPNAPAPAPSPAPTPAPGQPFQPGAPYQPPQADQGGQGGQGGQDSQGQNPQTPPPPPPHQ